In Caldivirga sp., a single genomic region encodes these proteins:
- a CDS encoding MogA/MoaB family molybdenum cofactor biosynthesis protein: MSMGKDNAASPHMEHEKKGPSKVNFFIITVSTSRYELMKAGKQYKDESGDLASLKITNSGHSVVGRLLVSDDERMIKGSLNELLHRDDVDVVVLIGGTGLAKSDVTIETVRPLFSKEIEGFGELFRFISYQKIGASAMLSRATAGIINNKLVVCLPGSPDAVETGLNLIIDQVSHILYVARLSS; encoded by the coding sequence ATGAGTATGGGTAAGGATAATGCGGCATCACCTCATATGGAGCATGAAAAGAAGGGGCCAAGTAAGGTTAACTTCTTTATAATTACTGTAAGTACGTCAAGGTATGAGTTAATGAAGGCTGGCAAGCAGTATAAGGATGAGTCAGGCGACTTAGCTTCATTAAAGATAACTAACTCTGGTCACTCAGTTGTAGGGAGGCTACTAGTTAGTGATGATGAACGCATGATTAAGGGTTCATTAAATGAGTTACTTCATAGGGATGATGTAGATGTTGTAGTTTTAATAGGTGGTACAGGCTTGGCTAAGAGTGATGTAACTATTGAGACTGTTAGGCCATTATTCAGTAAGGAGATTGAGGGTTTCGGGGAATTATTTAGATTCATTAGTTACCAGAAAATAGGGGCATCAGCCATGTTAAGTAGGGCAACAGCAGGAATAATCAACAATAAACTGGTTGTCTGCCTACCTGGATCACCTGATGCTGTTGAAACTGGGCTTAACCTAATTATTGATCAAGTATCCCACATACTCTACGTAGCGCGTTTAAGTAGCTAA
- a CDS encoding NADP-dependent isocitrate dehydrogenase: MPIQYKPPEDGEPIVIRNAVFEKVPNKPIVLYILGDGIGPEIVSVAMEVANKAVELAYGSSRQIKWMEVYAGEKAEKLTGSRLPQETIDALQKYRVVLKGPLETPVGGGWRSINVAIRLLLDTYANVRPIKYVQGIESPLKNPERIDWVIVRENTDDLYKGLEWTWDSPEAAKLRKFLREELKVEVDEDCGIGIKPISRWRTQRVARFAFRFALNNKRRSVTIMHKGNVMKYTEGAFREWAYEVALKEFRDYIITEDEANKLYGGKVPAGKILVNDRMADNMFAQLVTRPESYDVVLAPNVNGDYISELAASLMGNVGMIGAANVGDTAVMVEAMHGTAPKYAGKNVANPTSEIRAIELLLRFMNWSEAANLLDKAITEAIRQKKVTQDIARYMGVTPLGTKEYGKALMEIMETIK, encoded by the coding sequence ATGCCTATTCAGTATAAACCACCTGAGGATGGGGAACCAATAGTGATAAGGAATGCCGTGTTTGAAAAGGTTCCAAATAAGCCTATAGTCCTCTACATACTTGGTGATGGAATAGGACCAGAGATAGTTAGTGTAGCCATGGAGGTTGCTAATAAGGCGGTTGAACTAGCCTACGGTTCATCAAGACAAATAAAGTGGATGGAGGTTTACGCCGGTGAGAAGGCTGAGAAGCTTACCGGTAGTAGGTTACCTCAAGAGACCATTGATGCCCTTCAGAAGTATAGGGTAGTGTTAAAGGGCCCGCTGGAAACCCCAGTTGGCGGTGGTTGGAGGTCTATAAACGTGGCGATTAGGCTCCTACTGGATACCTACGCCAATGTTAGGCCTATTAAGTATGTTCAGGGTATTGAATCACCATTGAAGAATCCTGAGAGGATTGATTGGGTTATAGTCAGGGAGAACACTGATGACTTATATAAGGGGCTTGAGTGGACTTGGGATAGCCCTGAAGCGGCTAAGTTAAGGAAGTTCCTTAGGGAGGAACTTAAGGTTGAGGTTGATGAGGACTGCGGAATTGGTATTAAGCCGATAAGCCGTTGGAGGACCCAGAGGGTTGCCAGGTTTGCCTTTAGGTTTGCGTTAAATAATAAGAGGAGGTCAGTAACCATAATGCATAAGGGTAATGTAATGAAGTACACGGAGGGTGCTTTCAGGGAATGGGCCTATGAAGTCGCCTTAAAGGAGTTCAGAGATTACATTATAACTGAGGATGAGGCCAATAAGCTTTACGGTGGTAAGGTACCAGCTGGAAAGATACTTGTGAATGATAGGATGGCTGATAACATGTTTGCCCAACTTGTCACTAGACCTGAATCCTATGACGTGGTCCTAGCCCCAAACGTTAATGGTGATTACATAAGTGAACTAGCAGCATCATTAATGGGTAATGTTGGTATGATTGGGGCTGCTAATGTCGGTGACACAGCAGTAATGGTTGAGGCAATGCATGGAACAGCACCCAAGTACGCGGGTAAGAATGTTGCTAACCCAACCAGTGAAATCAGGGCTATTGAACTTCTCCTAAGGTTCATGAATTGGAGTGAAGCAGCTAACTTACTTGATAAGGCTATTACTGAGGCTATAAGGCAGAAAAAGGTTACACAAGATATAGCCAGGTACATGGGTGTTACACCACTTGGCACTAAGGAGTATGGAAAGGCATTAATGGAGATCATGGAAACCATTAAGTAG
- a CDS encoding exodeoxyribonuclease III yields the protein MKLISWNVNGVRSLSRKGALRVINDFDVALLQEIKSSDLPLDLLSMGFEIYGFPAVRKGYSGVLTLSRVKPINVIKGIGVRDFDDEGRVISIELSDFYLINAYFPRAGDNLNRLPFKLAFNRSIESFVLNLRQRKPVIICGDFNAVYARQDSSFWNENQPGLSPPERQWLSEFIRKGFIDTFRLIHPNEVKYSWRSYRNKSMAMRIDYCFVSSELIERVIDADILNIEGSDHYPILLVVK from the coding sequence GTGAAGTTAATATCATGGAATGTTAATGGTGTTAGGAGCCTATCAAGGAAGGGTGCGTTAAGGGTGATTAACGACTTCGACGTTGCCTTACTTCAGGAAATCAAATCAAGCGACTTACCTTTAGACTTACTATCTATGGGTTTCGAGATTTATGGATTCCCAGCGGTGAGGAAAGGATACAGTGGAGTGTTAACATTAAGTAGAGTTAAGCCTATTAATGTGATTAAGGGAATTGGGGTAAGGGACTTTGATGATGAGGGTAGGGTTATATCAATTGAGCTCTCTGACTTCTACTTAATTAACGCATACTTCCCAAGGGCTGGTGATAACCTTAATAGGCTCCCATTTAAGTTAGCTTTCAATAGGAGTATTGAGAGTTTCGTATTAAACTTAAGACAAAGGAAACCAGTAATCATTTGCGGTGACTTTAACGCAGTATATGCTAGGCAGGACTCAAGCTTCTGGAATGAGAATCAACCAGGCTTATCACCACCAGAGAGACAGTGGTTAAGTGAATTCATTAGGAAGGGATTCATTGATACATTTAGGTTAATCCACCCTAATGAGGTTAAGTACTCGTGGAGGAGTTATAGGAATAAAAGTATGGCAATGAGGATAGATTACTGTTTTGTTTCAAGTGAATTAATTGAGAGGGTTATTGATGCGGATATCCTCAATATTGAGGGCTCCGACCATTATCCAATTCTTCTAGTGGTTAAGTAA